The genomic stretch TTCTAAGTCCGACTTCCATCGAACCAGTGAAAGAGATAAATCTTGTTTTCGGATGGTCAACTAAGTAATCGCCTGCTTCAGCACCGGACGCAACGAAGAAATTCAAGACGCCTTCCGGCAATCCGACTTCTCTCATTATATCGGCAAACAAATATGCCATCATTGGTGTGTCTGACGATGGTTTCATAACAACGGTATTACCTGTTACAAAAGATGCTGATGAAATTCCCGCCATAATAGCAAATGGGAAATTCCAAGGTGGGATACAAATACCAACTCCAAGCGGTATGTAGAAATATTGGTTCTTTTCGCCCGGGAATGGTGTAAGAGGTTGTTCTTGCCCGTATCTGATTGCTTCACGACCGTAGAATTCCATAAAATCAATTGCTTCGCATGTGTCTGCATCAGCTTCTGCGAAGTTTTTACCCGCTTCGGTAATCATCCAAGCATTGATTTCGAAACGTCTTTTTTTCATTACTTCAGCTGCTTTGAACAAGTATGAGGCTCTTTCTTCGGCTGGAGTATATTTCCAAGTTTCAAATGCTTTGAGTGCCGCTTGGATAGCATCTTCTGCTTCTTTTGCACCGGCTTTTTGGAATGTCCCGACTAATTCGCTTTTGTTGCCGGGGTTGTATGATGCAGTTTTTTTGTCAGTAAAAACTTGTTTTCCGCCTATTATATTCGGATATTCCTTTCCTAACTGTTGACGTACGTATTCAATCGCTTCTTTTTGCTTTCTAACGTTTTCTTCAATTGTAAAATCGAAAGGCATTAAATTTTGAAATTCAGTCATGTGATTGCTCCAATATGTTTTATGAAGATTGCATTTAACATGGATACAAAATTAATGAAAAAATTATAATAAACAAGAAGAATCGGACTCAATTCGATAAGTTTGTAATATTATTAATAGCTTTACTGATAAGCAGGTAATCCTGTGATATAATGACCAAGAATTAATGTATGAATATCATGAGTGCCTTCATATGTCTTCACGGATTCCAAATTTGCAGCATGGCGCATAATCGGGTATTCACCGAGTATGCCGTTAGCTCCGTGAATTTCCCGAGCTAATCGGGCACAGTTTAGAGCCATTTCTACATTATTCCGTTTTGCAAAAGACACGTGTTGGGGAGTGGCTTTGCCTTCTTCCATCAATCTTCCCAATCGGATATTCACAAGTTGAGCTTTGGAAATTTCAGTGAACATGTAAACAAGTTTTTCCTGAACTAACTGAAAAGCACCAATTGGTTTATCAAATTGAATTCGAGATTTTGCATATTCTACCGATGATTGATAGACAGCTAATGCGGCACCCACAGCACCCCAGGCTATTCCATATCGAGCTTGAGTCAAACACGATAGCGGTCCTTTCAATCCGGAAATATTCAAAATATTTTCGGCTGGAATTTCGCAATCTTGGAATATCAATTCCGATGTAACTGAGGCTCTCAGAGAATGTTTCCCTTTCATTTCGGGAGCTGTAAAGCCCGGAATGCCTTTCTCAACGATGAAACCGTGAATCTCACCGTCTAATTTTGCCCATACTACAGCTACATCAGCTACAGTACCATTTGTAATCCACATTTTTGCACCATTGAGCAAAAATCCGGTGCTTGTTTTAGTTGCAGTTGTTATCATTCCTGCGGGATTTGACCCAAAATCAGGTTCGGTTAGACCGAAGCAACCAATGAATTCAGCTTCTGCTAATTTCTTGAGATATTTGTCTTTCTGGCTATCGCTGCCATATCTCCAAATTGGATACATCACCAAAGAACTTTGGACTGATGCGAAAGACCTAATTGCCGAATCGCCTCGTTCGAGTTCTTGCATCGCAAGCCCGTACATCACATATCCGGCGCCTGAACCACCGTAATGCTCGGGAAATTTAATGCCGAACACACCCAAATTTGCTAATTTCTTAGTCAAATGTGTTGGGTAAGTAGCATTTTGAAAGTGAGATTCGATTACGGGAATTACCTCGTCATCAACAAAATCTCTGACTATATTTCGAAACATTATCTCATCTTCGGATAATAGCTCATCTGTATAAAAAAAATCACTCATGGGCATTCTATATTATAGATTTTAAAATGTTTTAAATTCTCATTTGTTAAAAATACCTTAATTTTCTGAAAAAATGTGCGAAATATCATGATAAATCAAGAAAAATTGTTACTTTTGTAAATCTCAAAAGGGATGGGCTCGTGAAGCCCATTTTTTAATATTTCTTAAATTTTGATATTATAACTGTTTACAATTATGGCTCGACGTAAACCCAAACATAAGATTGACAAAAAAGTCATCATCGAAGCATTTGCAGAAATGGCTAAGCATAAAAGCATTGACCGCGATTTGCTTCAAGGTATTCTCGAAGAAACTCTTTCGATGATAATCCGTAAAAAATACGGGCAAGAATCGAAATTCGAGATTATCGTCAATATGGAAAAAGGCGATATCGAAATTTATCTCATGAGAGAAATTGTCGATGTAGTCGAG from Candidatus Kapaibacterium sp. encodes the following:
- the pruA gene encoding L-glutamate gamma-semialdehyde dehydrogenase encodes the protein MTEFQNLMPFDFTIEENVRKQKEAIEYVRQQLGKEYPNIIGGKQVFTDKKTASYNPGNKSELVGTFQKAGAKEAEDAIQAALKAFETWKYTPAEERASYLFKAAEVMKKRRFEINAWMITEAGKNFAEADADTCEAIDFMEFYGREAIRYGQEQPLTPFPGEKNQYFYIPLGVGICIPPWNFPFAIMAGISSASFVTGNTVVMKPSSDTPMMAYLFADIMREVGLPEGVLNFFVASGAEAGDYLVDHPKTRFISFTGSMEVGLRIIERAAKANPGQLWIKRVVAEMGGKDAIIVDSEADVDDAVKGVAASAFGFQGQKCSACSRAIIDASIYDEFVAKLKLEVETFKIGDPREDYRVGPVINQSAEKSMLEYIKIGHEEGKLLCGGKKVESLDGYYIEPTVFIDIDENARLAQEEIFGPVLAVTKARDYDHALDIANGTLYGLTGAVYSKNEAKLERAKREFHVGNLYLNRKCTGALVDVHPFGGFNMSGTDSKAGSRDYFMLFLQGKSVATKI
- a CDS encoding acyl-CoA dehydrogenase family protein; the encoded protein is MPMSDFFYTDELLSEDEIMFRNIVRDFVDDEVIPVIESHFQNATYPTHLTKKLANLGVFGIKFPEHYGGSGAGYVMYGLAMQELERGDSAIRSFASVQSSLVMYPIWRYGSDSQKDKYLKKLAEAEFIGCFGLTEPDFGSNPAGMITTATKTSTGFLLNGAKMWITNGTVADVAVVWAKLDGEIHGFIVEKGIPGFTAPEMKGKHSLRASVTSELIFQDCEIPAENILNISGLKGPLSCLTQARYGIAWGAVGAALAVYQSSVEYAKSRIQFDKPIGAFQLVQEKLVYMFTEISKAQLVNIRLGRLMEEGKATPQHVSFAKRNNVEMALNCARLAREIHGANGILGEYPIMRHAANLESVKTYEGTHDIHTLILGHYITGLPAYQ